In Gottschalkia purinilytica, a single window of DNA contains:
- the hrcA gene encoding heat-inducible transcriptional repressor HrcA — protein sequence MMLDERKLQVLHAIIQSYIISAEPIGSRTISKKFDLGVSSATIRNEMSDLEELGYLVQPHTSAGRIPSDKAYRLYVNKLMTSLDIGSILSNDLKDKLTEGRREIDQLIQGAAKILASITNYTSLAIAPQIKRSSIKRIQLVPVDDSKILAVLVTDSGILKNAVFRTNDNISYDNLNVMTNFLNEKLKGLTIEDIGYDFQEGLIREMYELKYSISSIMPVILQSLEDTEDMGIYFDGVTNIFNFPEYNDISKAKQFLSFIEDKNSVMDMLINSEFSDVQVTIGSENIYEEIQDCSVITAVYSINGKTIGKIGVIGPTRMDYLRVITAVKSLSLDLNEIIKNYLSE from the coding sequence ATGATGCTTGATGAAAGGAAGTTACAAGTTTTACATGCTATTATACAGAGTTATATAATAAGTGCAGAGCCTATTGGATCTAGAACTATATCTAAAAAATTTGACTTAGGAGTTAGTTCTGCTACTATAAGAAACGAGATGTCTGATTTGGAAGAACTTGGCTATTTAGTTCAGCCTCATACTTCTGCGGGAAGAATTCCATCAGATAAAGCATATAGACTATATGTTAATAAGCTCATGACATCATTAGATATAGGATCAATATTATCTAATGACTTAAAAGATAAATTAACAGAAGGAAGAAGAGAAATAGATCAACTGATTCAAGGAGCAGCAAAAATATTAGCTAGTATAACTAATTATACGTCATTAGCTATAGCTCCTCAAATAAAAAGAAGTTCTATTAAACGTATACAATTAGTTCCAGTTGATGATTCAAAAATACTAGCAGTTCTAGTTACAGATTCAGGTATACTAAAAAATGCAGTTTTTAGAACAAATGATAATATATCTTATGATAATTTAAATGTCATGACTAATTTCCTAAATGAAAAGTTAAAAGGACTTACTATAGAAGATATAGGATACGATTTTCAAGAAGGACTAATTAGAGAAATGTATGAACTTAAATATTCTATTAGTAGCATTATGCCAGTAATACTACAATCTTTAGAAGATACAGAAGATATGGGAATATACTTCGATGGTGTTACTAACATATTTAACTTCCCAGAATATAATGATATATCTAAAGCCAAACAATTTTTATCATTTATTGAAGATAAAAATAGTGTTATGGATATGCTGATAAATAGTGAATTTAGTGACGTTCAAGTAACCATAGGAAGTGAGAATATTTATGAAGAGATACAAGATTGTAGTGTCATAACAGCAGTCTATAGTATAAATGGAAAAACTATAGGCAAAATAGGAGTTATAGGACCTACGAGAATGGATTACTTGAGAGTAATAACAGCTGTAAAATCACTGTCTTTAGATTTAAATGAGATAATTAAAAATTATCTTTCAGAGTAA
- the grpE gene encoding nucleotide exchange factor GrpE yields the protein MSNEDITKKDDLVNDELEDEICEEADSNLEATIKEANENENIQELKSKYENSIKDMEELNNRFLRLQADFTNYKKRVEKEKESTIAYAVENLLTQILPVLDNFDRALSVECSDENKALYEGMEMVYKQFIDILKNHGLEEIEALNEKFDPNYHYAVSQQESNEHEEDTIIQVLGKGYKLKDKVIRPSMVMVSK from the coding sequence TTGAGTAATGAAGATATTACAAAAAAAGATGATTTGGTTAATGATGAACTAGAAGATGAGATATGTGAAGAAGCAGATAGCAATTTAGAAGCTACAATAAAAGAAGCTAATGAAAATGAAAATATTCAAGAACTAAAAAGCAAGTATGAAAATAGTATAAAGGATATGGAAGAATTAAATAATAGGTTCTTAAGACTACAAGCAGATTTTACCAATTACAAAAAAAGGGTAGAAAAAGAAAAAGAATCAACAATAGCATATGCAGTTGAAAACCTATTAACTCAAATATTACCTGTATTAGATAATTTCGATAGAGCATTATCAGTAGAGTGTAGTGATGAAAATAAAGCTCTTTATGAAGGCATGGAAATGGTATACAAACAATTCATTGATATACTAAAAAATCATGGTTTAGAAGAAATAGAGGCTTTAAATGAAAAATTTGATCCAAATTATCACTATGCAGTTTCTCAGCAAGAGAGTAATGAGCATGAAGAAGATACAATAATACAAGTATTAGGTAAAGGATATAAATTAAAAGATAAAGTCATTAGACCAAGTATGGTAATGGTATCTAAATAG
- the spoIIP gene encoding stage II sporulation protein P gives MIRKIRNTKGLIPIIICVLCIANLALGFELIKKITKTERLGINREVNVGQEETVSTFSNSKNNADNKSIENKNLKKETKQETKLNSNKKSNDKLSNILMRLLIDSNAYMNVAFEENYKKDRKIETISTTDYVISKVSRFFEPKKYLKSQLPAILNLVDDERKIQTVDKNIKNEKYEDIVFVEDFAESTEGVEITSTEDNNSGQKPNSIKINDADPYILIYHTHGTESFLPATEGNFHSTRREYNILTIGEIVGTVLKEKGHKLKHIDMYHDTPSFNKSYVRSLETVKDELNKNKNLKVLLDIHRDGVDEKNVQYAAKIKERSKIKVNGKDVATFSLVVGPQNPNKDKLLEFARYIKEVANQMYPGICRGVTVKSYGKFNQYVSDYSALIEVGSNLNTIEEAKESGKLLGEILNKVITDIKQE, from the coding sequence GTGATTAGAAAGATTAGAAATACTAAAGGATTAATACCTATTATAATATGTGTTCTTTGTATAGCAAATTTAGCATTAGGATTTGAGCTAATTAAAAAAATTACAAAGACAGAGAGATTGGGGATTAATAGAGAAGTAAATGTTGGACAAGAGGAGACAGTATCAACTTTTAGCAATTCTAAAAACAACGCAGATAACAAATCAATTGAAAATAAAAATTTAAAAAAAGAAACAAAACAAGAGACTAAACTAAATAGTAATAAAAAATCTAATGATAAATTAAGTAATATTTTAATGAGGCTACTTATAGATAGTAATGCTTATATGAATGTAGCTTTTGAAGAAAATTATAAAAAAGATAGAAAAATAGAGACTATATCTACAACTGATTATGTTATATCTAAAGTTTCTAGGTTTTTCGAACCAAAAAAATACTTAAAAAGTCAGTTACCTGCAATATTAAATCTAGTAGATGATGAAAGAAAAATTCAAACTGTTGATAAAAATATCAAGAATGAAAAATATGAAGATATAGTTTTTGTTGAAGATTTCGCAGAATCGACTGAAGGTGTAGAAATAACTTCAACAGAAGACAATAATTCTGGACAAAAGCCTAATTCTATAAAAATAAATGATGCAGATCCTTATATTTTAATATACCATACACATGGAACAGAATCTTTTTTACCAGCTACAGAAGGAAACTTTCACTCTACTAGGAGAGAATATAATATATTAACTATAGGTGAAATAGTAGGTACAGTCTTAAAAGAAAAAGGACATAAATTGAAACATATAGATATGTATCATGATACACCATCTTTTAATAAATCATATGTAAGATCTTTGGAAACTGTGAAAGATGAATTAAATAAGAATAAAAATTTAAAGGTACTCCTTGATATACATAGAGATGGAGTAGACGAGAAAAATGTTCAATATGCTGCAAAAATTAAGGAAAGATCTAAAATAAAAGTAAATGGAAAAGATGTAGCTACATTTTCGTTAGTAGTTGGACCACAAAATCCTAATAAAGATAAATTATTAGAATTTGCTAGATATATAAAAGAAGTTGCAAATCAAATGTATCCTGGAATATGTAGAGGAGTTACAGTAAAATCCTATGGTAAATTTAATCAATATGTTAGTGATTATTCTGCACTAATAGAAGTGGGAAGTAACTTAAACACTATAGAAGAAGCTAAGGAAAGTGGAAAACTATTAGGAGAGATATTAAACAAAGTAATAACAGATATAAAACAGGAATAA
- the holA gene encoding DNA polymerase III subunit delta → MSYKDFLRDVEKNELKKVYLIFGKEMYLKDMLLSTLKNKYIDKAFESLNYIHMDGKSISSDMIINACETLPFMADKKIVVVEDLSSFKSGNKEGNFSGEEDLIKYIPKISDFCCLVFIIKEDKVDSRKKIVKSIKKEGLIVQLDKLKDEELNKWVIDIFKKNNKKLVRNVLIHFIQCSSYFDTNTNKTLYDLENEIFKICNYMGEREEVTKEDIDKMITKSLQNNIFKLVDFIGQRNSSNALSVFNEMIMEDEPLQVILHMVIRQFRLLLMTKLLNEKGYSQGNIAQKIGIHTFVVQKLTSQCRNFNSDELTNILKACMELDQNIKTGKVDGKIGIEILIVEISNKIKKIN, encoded by the coding sequence ATGAGTTATAAAGACTTTTTAAGAGATGTAGAAAAAAATGAGCTGAAGAAAGTATATTTGATTTTTGGAAAAGAAATGTACTTAAAAGATATGTTATTATCCACATTAAAAAATAAATATATAGACAAGGCATTTGAGTCCTTAAACTACATACATATGGATGGCAAGTCTATAAGTTCTGATATGATAATAAATGCTTGCGAGACACTTCCATTTATGGCGGATAAAAAGATTGTAGTAGTAGAGGATTTATCTAGCTTTAAAAGTGGAAATAAAGAAGGGAATTTTAGTGGTGAAGAGGATTTAATTAAATACATACCAAAAATAAGTGACTTTTGTTGCCTAGTTTTTATTATAAAAGAAGATAAAGTAGATAGTAGAAAAAAGATAGTTAAAAGTATAAAAAAAGAAGGATTAATAGTACAACTGGATAAGCTCAAAGATGAAGAATTGAATAAATGGGTGATAGACATATTTAAGAAGAACAATAAAAAACTTGTAAGGAATGTATTGATTCATTTTATACAGTGTTCATCTTATTTTGATACTAACACTAATAAAACTCTATATGATCTGGAAAATGAAATATTTAAAATATGTAACTATATGGGAGAAAGAGAGGAAGTAACTAAAGAAGATATAGATAAAATGATAACAAAATCCTTACAAAACAATATATTTAAACTTGTAGATTTTATTGGACAAAGAAATTCTTCTAATGCATTATCTGTATTTAACGAAATGATAATGGAAGATGAACCACTTCAAGTTATATTACATATGGTTATTAGGCAATTCAGACTCTTACTTATGACTAAGTTGTTGAATGAAAAAGGATATAGTCAAGGAAACATAGCTCAAAAAATTGGTATACATACTTTTGTTGTCCAAAAGCTAACTTCTCAATGTAGAAACTTTAATAGTGATGAATTAACTAATATATTAAAAGCCTGTATGGAACTAGATCAGAACATAAAGACAGGAAAGGTAGATGGTAAGATAGGTATAGAAATATTGATAGTAGAGATTTCTAATAAGATAAAGAAAATAAACTAA
- the lepB gene encoding signal peptidase I, translating into MIFNGKMKKEIKGWVKCITISIVVGLFVRMFLFNNTKVSGQSMYPTLYDNDRLFTNKLAYSLGEPKRGDIVVLDAPTEPGKRYIKRVVGISGDKIEIKDGKVYVNNNELKEKYIKKGVQTYSEQNIWEVPKGHVFVLGDNRLASEDSRMLGTVPINSIKEKASYRYFPLNRFGSLNN; encoded by the coding sequence ATGATATTTAATGGAAAAATGAAAAAAGAAATAAAAGGATGGGTAAAATGTATAACAATATCCATTGTCGTAGGTTTATTTGTAAGAATGTTTTTATTTAATAATACAAAAGTATCAGGACAATCTATGTATCCTACATTATATGATAATGATAGACTTTTCACTAATAAACTAGCATATTCTTTAGGAGAACCAAAAAGAGGAGATATAGTAGTATTAGATGCTCCTACAGAGCCTGGAAAAAGATACATAAAAAGAGTAGTGGGGATATCAGGTGATAAAATAGAAATAAAAGATGGAAAAGTATATGTTAATAACAATGAGTTGAAAGAAAAATACATAAAAAAGGGTGTTCAAACATATTCGGAACAAAATATCTGGGAAGTTCCAAAAGGTCATGTGTTTGTACTAGGAGATAATCGATTAGCTAGCGAAGATAGTAGAATGTTAGGTACCGTTCCTATTAACTCTATAAAAGAAAAAGCATCATATAGATATTTTCCTTTAAACAGATTTGGCTCATTGAATAACTAA
- the rpsT gene encoding 30S ribosomal protein S20, whose amino-acid sequence MANIKSAKKRIDVIKVKTGINKSRKSEIKTYITKFDNALENGNLDEAKGLLKIVEKKLSRAAAKNTIHRNAVSRKISRLAKKLNEAI is encoded by the coding sequence TTGGCAAATATAAAATCAGCTAAAAAGAGAATTGATGTTATCAAAGTTAAAACTGGTATAAATAAGTCAAGAAAATCTGAAATCAAAACTTATATAACAAAGTTTGATAACGCTTTAGAAAACGGAAATCTTGATGAAGCTAAAGGATTACTTAAAATTGTTGAGAAAAAACTTTCAAGAGCTGCTGCTAAGAATACTATTCACAGAAATGCGGTTTCAAGAAAAATTAGTCGTTTAGCAAAGAAATTAAACGAAGCTATATAG
- the gpr gene encoding GPR endopeptidase: protein MFQVRTDLAVEARELYKESNNMEVSGVEVEKKEEENYSITRVKVLNESGAEKMGKPIGIYTTIEVPALKKADQDLKDEISKVLSKELKEIIKPDKQTKSLVVGLGNWNVTPDALGPKVIEKVYVTRHFFKAYEKTEDETMSNVSAISPGVMGLTGIETSETIKGIVEKTNPDVVVAIDALASRKMDRVSTTIQITDTGISPGSGVGNQRKTLNKEYLGVPVIAIGIPTVVDAATMVSDTMDLIIGSMKKQSEAGTQFYEILEQLNSQDKYELIKEVLTPFMPNIVVTPKEIDDMINDLSQVVANAINISLHHGIDLKDVNRYLN from the coding sequence ATGTTTCAAGTTAGAACAGATTTAGCAGTTGAAGCTAGAGAGTTATATAAAGAAAGTAACAATATGGAAGTGTCAGGGGTAGAAGTCGAAAAAAAAGAAGAAGAAAATTACTCAATAACAAGGGTTAAGGTTCTAAATGAATCAGGAGCAGAAAAAATGGGAAAACCTATAGGAATATATACTACTATTGAAGTTCCTGCTCTTAAGAAAGCTGATCAAGATTTAAAAGATGAGATTAGTAAAGTATTATCTAAAGAATTAAAGGAAATTATAAAACCAGATAAACAGACAAAGTCATTGGTTGTAGGATTAGGAAACTGGAATGTAACACCAGATGCATTAGGACCTAAAGTTATTGAAAAAGTGTATGTAACTAGACATTTTTTTAAAGCATATGAAAAGACAGAAGATGAAACTATGTCAAATGTTTCTGCTATATCACCTGGAGTAATGGGGCTTACAGGAATAGAAACTAGCGAAACTATAAAAGGTATAGTAGAGAAAACTAATCCTGATGTAGTGGTTGCAATAGATGCACTAGCTTCCAGAAAAATGGATAGGGTAAGTACTACTATACAAATAACGGATACTGGTATAAGTCCAGGATCTGGAGTTGGAAATCAGAGAAAGACTTTAAATAAAGAATACTTAGGAGTTCCTGTGATAGCTATTGGAATACCTACAGTTGTAGATGCTGCTACTATGGTAAGTGACACGATGGACTTAATAATAGGAAGTATGAAGAAACAATCAGAAGCAGGAACTCAGTTCTATGAAATATTGGAACAATTAAACTCACAAGATAAGTATGAACTTATAAAAGAAGTTTTGACTCCTTTTATGCCTAACATAGTAGTAACTCCAAAAGAAATAGATGATATGATAAATGACCTTTCACAGGTAGTTGCAAATGCAATAAATATTTCATTACATCATGGTATAGATCTAAAAGATGTAAATAGATATTTAAACTAA
- the hemW gene encoding radical SAM family heme chaperone HemW, whose protein sequence is MNMEKKDLGLYIHIPFCESKCYYCDFNSHVNKNYLVEKYIMYLKKELDLYINDLKGYNLKTIFFGGGTPSAIDEKYIYDILNHIYKNADISHLKEITLEANPKTLNTEKLKVYKSLGINRISLGVQTLNDSLLTQIGRIHTTRDFLDTYELIRSQGFENINTDIMFNLPNQTYKDVIKTLKEIIKLDIKHISYYSLKIEEGTPFHVKYEKDELRLPEEDVERKMYHGAIELLEKNGYKQYEISNFAKQGYECNHNIIYWKVKPYIGVGLSAHSNINSYRYGNTEKFEEYFKMIDENKLPIYEEEKEFIDKDMEIAEYIILGLRLIHGINKEYFSKRFGITIRDVLGKKLDKFIEEGLLEENDYNVKLTKKGLDLCNIVFMEVLP, encoded by the coding sequence ATGAACATGGAAAAGAAAGACTTAGGACTTTACATTCATATACCCTTCTGTGAAAGTAAGTGTTATTACTGTGATTTTAATTCTCATGTAAATAAAAACTATCTAGTAGAAAAATATATTATGTATTTAAAAAAAGAACTTGATTTGTATATTAATGATTTAAAGGGATATAATTTAAAAACGATATTCTTTGGAGGAGGAACCCCTTCAGCTATAGACGAAAAATATATTTACGATATATTGAACCACATATATAAAAATGCAGATATATCACATTTGAAAGAGATTACATTAGAAGCTAATCCAAAAACTTTGAATACTGAAAAACTAAAAGTATATAAATCATTAGGAATAAATAGAATAAGTTTAGGGGTACAAACTTTAAATGATAGTTTATTAACTCAAATAGGTAGAATTCATACTACTCGTGACTTTCTTGATACCTATGAATTAATTAGAAGTCAAGGTTTTGAAAATATAAATACAGATATAATGTTTAACTTGCCAAATCAAACATATAAAGACGTCATCAAAACTTTAAAAGAGATTATAAAATTAGATATAAAACACATATCATATTATAGTTTGAAGATAGAAGAGGGAACACCATTTCATGTTAAATATGAAAAAGATGAACTAAGACTTCCAGAAGAAGATGTAGAGAGAAAGATGTATCATGGAGCAATAGAATTGTTGGAGAAAAATGGATATAAACAATATGAAATATCTAATTTTGCAAAACAGGGATATGAGTGTAATCATAACATCATCTATTGGAAAGTAAAACCTTATATTGGAGTTGGATTATCAGCTCATTCAAATATAAATTCTTATAGATATGGAAATACAGAAAAATTTGAAGAATACTTTAAAATGATAGATGAGAACAAACTTCCAATATACGAAGAAGAGAAGGAATTCATAGATAAAGATATGGAAATTGCAGAATATATAATATTAGGACTTAGACTAATACATGGGATAAATAAAGAATATTTTAGTAAGAGATTTGGTATTACAATAAGAGATGTATTAGGTAAAAAATTAGACAAATTTATCGAAGAAGGATTATTAGAAGAAAATGATTATAATGTAAAACTTACTAAAAAAGGATTAGATTTATGTAATATTGTTTTTATGGAGGTACTTCCTTAA
- the lepA gene encoding translation elongation factor 4, translated as MTQDRQNRIRNFSIIAHIDHGKSTLADRLIEKTGLLTQREMQDQLLDNMDLERERGITIKLQTTRLIYKAKDGKEYYLNLIDTPGHVDFNYEVSRSLAACEGAILIVDAAQGIEAQTLANVYLALDQDLEIVPVINKIDLPSARPDEIKQEIEDVIGLDASNAPLISAKEGLNIEDVLESIVNEIPSPKGDKNNPLKALIFDSYYDNYKGVVALIRVVEGTIKPGMEIKMMATNKKFEVTEVGVFAPRQIQVNELSAGEVGYVSASIKNVKDATVGDTITDADNPTSEPLPGYKKVTPMVYCGIYPAEGEDYNNIREALEKLQVNDASLTFEAENSVALGFGFRCGFLGLLHMEIIQERLEREFNLNIITTAPSVIYRIMKKSGEEIMLQNPTNLPPLTEIEYMEEPIVNVSIMTPTDYVGAIMELCQNRRGTFKDMEYMEQTRVTMNYELPLNEVIYDFFDALKSKTKGYASLDYELKGYQKSSLVKMDIVINGELVDAFSVIVHQDKAYERGRMIAEKLKDVIPRHQFAIPIQASVGGKVIARETVRALRKDVLAKCYGGDISRKKKLLEKQKEGKKRMRQLGNVEVPQEAFLAVLKYDDK; from the coding sequence ATGACACAGGATAGACAAAACAGAATAAGGAATTTTTCGATAATAGCTCATATAGATCATGGAAAATCTACACTTGCAGATAGACTTATAGAAAAAACAGGTCTTTTAACACAAAGAGAAATGCAAGATCAGTTATTGGATAACATGGATTTAGAGAGAGAAAGAGGAATAACAATAAAACTGCAAACAACAAGACTTATATATAAAGCTAAAGATGGTAAGGAATATTATCTTAATCTTATAGATACTCCAGGACATGTTGACTTTAATTATGAAGTTTCTAGAAGTCTAGCAGCATGTGAAGGTGCAATACTTATAGTTGATGCGGCTCAAGGAATAGAAGCACAAACTTTAGCCAATGTTTATTTAGCACTTGATCAAGATCTAGAGATTGTACCAGTTATAAATAAAATTGATCTACCTAGTGCTAGACCAGATGAAATAAAGCAAGAGATAGAGGATGTAATAGGATTGGATGCCTCAAATGCGCCATTGATATCTGCAAAAGAAGGATTAAATATAGAAGATGTATTAGAGAGTATAGTTAATGAGATACCATCTCCTAAAGGTGATAAAAATAATCCTTTAAAAGCTCTTATTTTTGATTCATACTATGACAATTATAAAGGTGTTGTTGCACTAATAAGAGTAGTAGAGGGAACTATAAAGCCTGGTATGGAAATAAAAATGATGGCTACGAATAAAAAGTTTGAAGTTACAGAAGTAGGTGTATTTGCTCCAAGACAAATACAAGTTAATGAACTATCAGCTGGAGAAGTAGGTTACGTGTCAGCAAGTATAAAGAATGTAAAAGATGCGACAGTGGGAGATACAATAACAGATGCAGATAATCCAACAAGTGAACCATTACCAGGATATAAGAAAGTTACTCCTATGGTATATTGTGGGATTTATCCTGCTGAAGGAGAAGATTATAATAACATAAGAGAAGCTTTAGAAAAATTGCAAGTAAATGATGCGTCACTAACGTTTGAAGCTGAAAACTCTGTAGCCCTAGGATTTGGATTTAGATGTGGATTTTTAGGACTATTACACATGGAAATAATTCAAGAAAGATTAGAAAGAGAATTTAATCTAAATATAATAACTACTGCACCAAGTGTTATATATAGAATTATGAAAAAAAGTGGGGAAGAGATAATGCTACAAAACCCTACGAATCTACCACCTTTAACGGAAATAGAATATATGGAAGAACCTATTGTAAATGTCTCTATAATGACTCCAACAGATTATGTAGGAGCTATAATGGAGCTATGTCAGAATAGAAGAGGAACTTTCAAGGATATGGAGTATATGGAACAGACCAGGGTTACTATGAACTATGAGCTTCCTTTGAATGAAGTTATATATGACTTTTTTGATGCTTTAAAATCAAAAACAAAAGGATATGCATCTTTAGATTATGAATTAAAAGGATATCAAAAATCAAGCTTAGTAAAGATGGATATAGTTATAAATGGAGAGTTAGTAGATGCATTCTCTGTTATAGTACATCAAGATAAGGCTTATGAAAGAGGAAGAATGATAGCAGAAAAGCTAAAGGATGTTATACCTAGACATCAATTTGCAATACCTATACAAGCATCAGTAGGTGGAAAAGTAATTGCAAGAGAAACAGTAAGAGCATTAAGAAAAGATGTACTGGCAAAATGCTACGGTGGAGACATTAGTAGAAAGAAAAAGCTACTAGAAAAACAAAAAGAGGGTAAAAAGAGAATGAGACAGCTAGGAAACGTAGAAGTTCCTCAAGAAGCATTTCTAGCAGTGCTTAAATATGATGATAAGTAA
- the lepB gene encoding signal peptidase I translates to MSARQEAKEWIKCIVVSIVIAFIIRTFLFNSTKVLGSSMYPTLHENDRLFTNRIVYTLGEPKRGDIVILKAPDDKNKDYIKRIIGVAGDKVEIKDGKVYVNGEEIKEDYTEKGAYTYSDESMWEVPKGSVFVLGDNRQMGASKDSRALGLIPVDLIKGKASYRYFPIDRFGSLYK, encoded by the coding sequence ATGAGCGCAAGACAAGAAGCAAAAGAATGGATAAAATGTATAGTTGTATCAATAGTAATAGCATTTATTATAAGAACTTTTTTATTTAATAGTACAAAAGTTTTGGGTAGTTCTATGTATCCTACTTTACATGAAAATGATAGGCTATTTACGAATAGAATAGTATACACTTTAGGAGAACCAAAAAGAGGGGATATAGTTATATTAAAAGCACCAGATGATAAAAATAAAGACTATATAAAAAGGATAATAGGTGTAGCAGGAGATAAAGTAGAAATAAAAGATGGTAAAGTATATGTTAATGGAGAAGAGATAAAAGAAGATTATACCGAAAAAGGAGCTTATACTTATTCGGATGAAAGTATGTGGGAAGTTCCAAAAGGTAGTGTATTTGTACTAGGAGATAATAGACAAATGGGGGCTAGTAAAGATAGTAGAGCTTTAGGATTAATTCCTGTTGATCTTATAAAAGGAAAAGCATCATATAGATATTTTCCTATAGATAGATTTGGATCACTTTATAAGTAA